In one window of Streptomyces sp. FXJ1.172 DNA:
- a CDS encoding DUF881 domain-containing protein, with the protein MCGMPQQPPVRSSPSRPQRPDASMSLITNVMDHSLDDGYAEAAARKKSQDEGGLPKTLRAKLGLAGGLVLAALVVTLGAAQARVAAPVVAKERQELIDRVDSETASADKLEGTVDKLRDDVGARQRAALKSSGGSGQADLVGILAGATDVHGPGVKLVVNDAKEASTGGDGTNPRETSGFSDSGRVRDRDMQRVVNGLWASGAEAVSINGQRLTALSAIRAAGDAILVDNRPLVPPYTVLAVGNGAKLSTAFQNSADGLYLHALEDNFGIRATISTEGDVRLPAAPSVIVRTAQPGTEKTEKGTS; encoded by the coding sequence ATGTGCGGCATGCCGCAGCAACCCCCCGTTCGGAGCAGCCCTTCGCGGCCGCAGCGCCCGGACGCCTCCATGTCGTTGATCACCAACGTCATGGATCACAGCCTCGACGACGGGTACGCCGAGGCCGCCGCCCGGAAGAAGTCCCAGGACGAGGGTGGGCTGCCCAAGACGCTGAGGGCGAAGCTGGGCCTGGCGGGCGGGCTGGTCCTCGCGGCGCTGGTCGTCACCCTCGGCGCGGCACAGGCGCGCGTGGCCGCACCCGTGGTGGCCAAGGAGCGTCAGGAGCTGATCGACCGCGTCGACAGCGAGACGGCGAGCGCGGACAAGCTGGAAGGCACCGTCGACAAGCTGCGTGACGACGTCGGCGCGCGCCAGCGGGCCGCGCTGAAGTCGAGCGGCGGCAGCGGGCAGGCCGATCTGGTGGGCATCCTGGCAGGCGCCACCGACGTGCACGGGCCGGGCGTCAAGCTCGTCGTGAACGACGCCAAGGAGGCCAGCACCGGCGGTGACGGGACCAATCCGCGGGAGACCTCGGGCTTCTCCGACAGCGGCCGGGTACGGGACCGCGACATGCAGCGCGTGGTCAACGGGCTGTGGGCCTCCGGGGCCGAGGCAGTCTCCATCAACGGTCAGCGGCTGACGGCGCTGTCCGCGATCAGAGCCGCGGGCGACGCGATACTGGTCGACAACAGGCCGCTGGTGCCGCCGTACACGGTGCTGGCGGTGGGGAACGGGGCGAAGCTGAGCACCGCGTTCCAGAACAGCGCGGACGGGCTGTATCTGCATGCTCTGGAAGACAACTTCGGCATCCGCGCCACCATTTCCACCGAGGGCGACGTCCGGTTGCCCGCCGCACCGAGTGTGATCGTCCGTACCGCACAGCCGGGCACCGAGAAGACTGAGAAGGGCACATCGTGA
- a CDS encoding small basic family protein — MIAVLGLVVGVVAGLLVRPEVPAVVEPYLPIAVVAALDAVFGGVRAMLDGIFDDKVFVVSFLSNVVVAALIVFLGDKLGVGAQLSTGVVVVLGIRIFSNAAAIRRHVFRA, encoded by the coding sequence GTGATCGCCGTACTGGGCCTCGTCGTAGGAGTCGTGGCCGGCCTGTTGGTCCGGCCCGAGGTTCCGGCGGTCGTCGAGCCTTATCTGCCGATCGCCGTCGTCGCGGCGCTGGACGCCGTGTTCGGCGGTGTGCGGGCCATGCTCGACGGGATCTTCGACGACAAGGTCTTCGTGGTGTCGTTCCTGTCGAACGTGGTCGTCGCCGCCCTGATCGTGTTCCTGGGCGACAAGTTGGGTGTGGGTGCGCAGCTGTCCACGGGTGTCGTGGTGGTCCTGGGTATCCGGATCTTCTCCAACGCCGCGGCGATCCGGCGTCATGTGTTCCGGGCGTGA